The candidate division KSB1 bacterium genome has a window encoding:
- a CDS encoding GAF domain-containing protein produces the protein MIENSLMKSVVRNTAYNNLSKLELIAKLRQSELKIKEFEQDQSRVNTIYYITRSLSKELDLDNLLQLLMDEVKNALQADRCTVFLVDESKNELWSHIGHGLEKNEIRFPIDKGIAGHVAKLGEVVNINDCYSDPRFNPEIDRKTGYVTQNMLAFPMRNNLMEVIGVFQVLNKRSGEFSDADVRLLEAIAPIAAVQIENAQLYEEIRQTFDSLVLTLSRIIDARDPLTAGHSHRIMLFADAIAREAKWDFSQREVLRIAALLHDLGKIGVRESILTKKGKLTEEEFEHLKYHVVHTRTFLRQIHFSGKFAKVPEIAATHHERMDGSGYPDGLKGKEIPLGGRILAISDIFDALTSKRHYRERMNFSKVMKMLENSVNMEIDEYFFNLFMNISLEKIITILEIANKEKIDKMDLSNLRKYSLNDLRKALKSNKKKTGWVELFFRYYQKNYLKES, from the coding sequence CAATCAAGAGTTAATACCATATATTACATCACTAGAAGTTTGTCCAAAGAATTAGATCTTGACAATCTTCTGCAGCTGCTAATGGATGAAGTGAAAAACGCATTACAGGCTGATCGATGCACGGTTTTCCTGGTGGATGAATCAAAAAATGAACTTTGGTCCCATATCGGCCATGGGTTAGAAAAAAATGAAATTCGTTTCCCAATTGACAAAGGAATTGCCGGGCATGTTGCGAAATTAGGAGAAGTCGTTAATATCAATGATTGTTACAGCGATCCGCGTTTTAATCCGGAAATCGACAGGAAAACCGGTTACGTAACTCAAAATATGTTGGCTTTCCCGATGCGTAATAATTTGATGGAAGTGATAGGAGTTTTCCAGGTTTTAAATAAACGATCTGGCGAGTTTTCAGATGCGGACGTACGACTGCTTGAAGCAATTGCGCCCATTGCAGCCGTTCAAATTGAAAATGCTCAATTATACGAAGAAATTCGTCAAACTTTTGACAGCCTGGTTTTGACACTCTCCCGAATTATAGATGCCCGGGATCCGCTAACGGCAGGACATTCCCATCGGATTATGCTTTTCGCTGATGCCATTGCACGCGAGGCAAAATGGGATTTCAGCCAACGGGAAGTTCTGAGGATTGCAGCTTTGCTGCACGATTTGGGCAAGATTGGAGTTCGGGAAAGTATTTTGACCAAAAAAGGAAAATTAACAGAAGAGGAATTTGAGCATCTAAAGTACCATGTTGTTCATACCCGAACATTTTTACGGCAAATCCATTTTTCAGGTAAATTTGCCAAAGTACCGGAAATCGCTGCAACACATCATGAGCGAATGGATGGATCCGGATATCCTGACGGATTGAAAGGCAAGGAAATACCATTGGGAGGGCGAATTCTAGCAATATCTGATATTTTTGATGCCTTAACCTCGAAGCGTCATTATCGAGAAAGAATGAATTTCAGTAAAGTTATGAAAATGCTTGAAAATTCTGTTAATATGGAAATAGATGAATATTTTTTCAACTTATTTATGAATATATCTTTAGAGAAGATTATTACAATCCTGGAAATTGCAAATAAAGAAAAGATAGATAAAATGGATTTGTCGAACTTGAGGAAATATTCCTTAAATGATTTAAGAAAAGCTCTAAAATCAAACAAGAAAAAAACAGGTTGGGTTGAATTGTTTTTCAGGTATTATCAGAAAAACTATCTTAAAGAATCTTAA
- a CDS encoding 4Fe-4S binding protein → MINIKENSCDFCGACVAICPPDCIELYEAEIVIVHEKCTNCKLCVWVCPIEVLEYVEKAA, encoded by the coding sequence ATGATTAACATCAAGGAAAATTCTTGTGATTTTTGTGGCGCTTGTGTGGCGATATGCCCGCCGGATTGCATTGAGCTTTATGAAGCAGAAATAGTCATCGTTCATGAAAAATGCACAAACTGTAAATTATGTGTTTGGGTTTGTCCCATTGAGGTCCTTGAGTACGTGGAAAAAGCGGCATGA
- a CDS encoding RidA family protein yields MERTVISTNHAPAAIGPYSQAIKTSGQLLYTAGQIPLDPETAEIVGNDIIEQTHQVFKNIKAILEAAGADFQNIVKTTVFLNDISDFAAMNEVYAQYISENPPARSAVGGLQLPKGVLVEIECVAAI; encoded by the coding sequence ATGGAACGAACAGTTATTTCAACAAATCATGCACCTGCAGCAATTGGCCCTTATAGCCAGGCGATTAAAACTTCAGGCCAGCTTTTATATACTGCCGGTCAAATTCCTTTAGATCCGGAAACGGCAGAGATTGTCGGGAATGATATTATTGAACAAACGCACCAGGTTTTTAAGAATATCAAGGCCATATTGGAAGCTGCTGGGGCAGATTTTCAAAATATTGTAAAAACCACTGTATTCTTAAACGATATTTCCGATTTTGCAGCTATGAACGAAGTTTACGCTCAGTATATCTCCGAGAATCCACCGGCTCGATCTGCCGTTGGTGGGCTACAATTGCCAAAAGGAGTATTAGTCGAGATTGAATGTGTTGCGGCGATTTGA
- a CDS encoding amidophosphoribosyltransferase, whose amino-acid sequence MNQNTCIDKPRENCGIMGIYGGANASELAYLGLHALQHRGQEASGIVTTDGDQVYRHIGTGLVNDIFNDPNILSGLKGHIAVGHNRYSTTGSSTLLNSQPILVKSKQGSLAIAHNGNLTNYKSLRRELENSGSIFQTTNDSEVILHLAARSKKNGIVEQLLDALRQVKGAFSLVFLTRNELIVARDPYGVRPLALGKIGNTIIAASETCALDLIGADYLRDVKPGELICFNQKGEFSTRISEPVKPAHCIFEFVYFSRPDSRIFGEYVDKARRKLGKNLAIGHSVDADIVISVPDSSNTAAIGYSRRSDIKFDIGLIRNHYIGRTFIQPSQKTRDFHVRLKFNDVGGVLKDRRVVLVDDSIVRGTTIKHLVKMLRKAGAREVHIRVSSPPIKHPCYYGMDFPSQGELIADRMETEEIREYLGVDSLEYLTLEELLDSVPNGELGYCTACFSGNYPIPVEEKFEESDIEKEVTIQEI is encoded by the coding sequence ATGAATCAAAATACTTGTATAGACAAACCTCGTGAGAATTGTGGCATAATGGGTATTTATGGCGGTGCAAATGCTTCAGAATTGGCCTATTTGGGACTTCATGCATTACAACATAGAGGTCAGGAAGCAAGTGGAATTGTAACCACTGATGGAGACCAGGTTTATCGACATATTGGTACAGGCTTGGTAAACGATATCTTTAATGATCCGAACATATTATCTGGGCTGAAGGGCCATATTGCTGTTGGACACAACCGTTATTCAACAACCGGTTCTAGTACTCTCCTTAATTCACAACCGATTTTAGTCAAAAGCAAACAAGGTTCGCTGGCAATAGCTCATAATGGTAATCTGACAAATTATAAATCGCTTCGTAGAGAGCTTGAGAATTCAGGTTCAATATTTCAAACCACTAATGATAGCGAGGTGATCCTGCATCTTGCTGCACGGTCGAAGAAGAATGGAATAGTTGAACAATTATTGGATGCATTACGCCAGGTTAAAGGCGCTTTTTCTCTTGTTTTTCTAACTCGAAATGAACTTATTGTAGCAAGGGATCCATATGGGGTTCGTCCATTGGCATTAGGAAAAATTGGAAATACAATTATCGCCGCTTCCGAAACTTGTGCTTTGGATCTTATCGGCGCTGATTACCTGCGTGATGTGAAACCCGGTGAATTGATTTGTTTTAACCAAAAAGGAGAATTTAGTACCCGTATTTCTGAGCCGGTGAAACCGGCACATTGCATTTTTGAATTTGTTTATTTTTCTCGTCCTGACAGTCGAATATTCGGAGAGTATGTTGATAAGGCACGACGAAAATTAGGCAAGAACCTGGCGATTGGCCATTCTGTTGATGCGGATATAGTCATCAGTGTTCCGGATTCGAGTAATACTGCAGCGATTGGTTATTCACGTCGCAGTGACATAAAATTCGATATAGGATTAATTCGCAATCATTATATCGGACGGACGTTTATTCAACCGTCGCAAAAGACCCGTGATTTCCATGTAAGGTTAAAGTTTAATGATGTGGGGGGTGTATTGAAAGATCGAAGGGTCGTATTGGTAGATGATTCCATTGTTCGCGGAACAACTATAAAGCATTTAGTCAAAATGTTGAGAAAAGCCGGTGCAAGGGAGGTACATATTCGGGTTTCTTCGCCTCCAATTAAACATCCCTGTTATTATGGTATGGATTTCCCTTCCCAGGGTGAATTAATTGCTGACAGAATGGAGACAGAAGAGATTCGGGAATATTTAGGTGTAGATAGTCTCGAATATTTGACACTAGAAGAGTTACTGGATTCGGTACCTAATGGAGAACTTGGTTATTGTACAGCTTGTTTCAGTGGCAACTATCCCATTCCGGTTGAAGAAAAATTTGAGGAATCGGATATTGAAAAGGAAGTCACTATTCAAGAAATATAA
- a CDS encoding UbiA family prenyltransferase: protein MLMASVFIINQFTDIQSDQKNNKLFLLADGMVSRKTAISVTTVCILLAFFFAVQKDIHLVMLCFALFLVTGIGYSLPPFLWKDRPIAGLLVNLIGGLLTFMIGWQITAMLTLETIINAVPYMFAIGAVYLLTTMPDKIGDQHVGKITFAVKFDLRTTILTALLLEIACLILAILFMDFLILFPALAVLPFFVKLLFKDDLSSIIQATRFAILFLSLAVVLLFPAYAVLMLGIFFLSKWYYRNRFQLNYPNFSHISEVLND, encoded by the coding sequence ATGCTTATGGCGTCCGTTTTTATTATCAACCAATTTACTGATATCCAAAGCGATCAAAAAAATAACAAACTGTTTCTTTTAGCAGATGGAATGGTGTCGAGAAAAACTGCAATTAGTGTAACTACGGTTTGTATTCTCCTTGCCTTCTTTTTTGCAGTACAAAAGGATATTCATTTGGTAATGCTTTGTTTTGCGCTTTTTCTTGTAACTGGCATTGGTTACAGTCTTCCGCCATTTTTATGGAAAGACAGGCCGATTGCTGGATTACTTGTTAATTTGATTGGTGGTTTATTAACATTTATGATTGGCTGGCAAATTACGGCTATGCTAACCTTAGAAACAATTATCAACGCAGTTCCTTATATGTTTGCCATTGGCGCTGTTTATCTTTTAACAACGATGCCCGATAAGATTGGTGATCAGCACGTTGGCAAAATTACATTTGCAGTAAAATTTGATTTGCGCACAACGATTTTAACGGCACTGCTGTTGGAAATTGCTTGTCTAATTTTGGCTATTTTGTTTATGGATTTTTTGATACTTTTTCCTGCGCTTGCGGTTTTACCATTTTTTGTCAAACTTCTTTTTAAAGACGATCTAAGCAGTATCATTCAAGCAACTAGATTTGCGATCTTATTTTTATCATTAGCAGTCGTATTATTATTCCCTGCATATGCAGTTTTGATGTTAGGAATATTTTTTTTATCGAAATGGTATTATCGGAATCGGTTTCAACTAAATTATCCCAATTTCTCACATATTTCAGAGGTGTTGAATGATTAA
- a CDS encoding NAD(P)/FAD-dependent oxidoreductase, whose translation MKENFDVVIVGGGPAGSTAAEFVAKNGASVLLLEKGRDIGVPVRCAEGVGADGLRLFFEPKPQHIQTPINAVNLISSNGTKLKFVGGEIGFILNRKVFDHYIAERAALAGAEIRTRACVTGLLHNNGSINGVSFISENKKYEVSSKVVIGADGSESRVGRWGGIHTQLKLKDFESVIQYILTDAEFKPTTCDFYFSENYSPGGYLWVFPRGEGVANVGLGVAGQYAREESAKSNLDRFIMKYYPNAKKLNTTMGCVPCAKTLKQIVAPGLLLAGDAARQVNPLSGGGIISGMIGGKLAGITAAKAVKKGDYSKEFLLQYEREWYKAEGNVHTIFYRLKETISQFTDEDLNEIAESVANLTESRKNVIKFMKMVLFKHPHLVKDAVLVFKDVIKQNLKLS comes from the coding sequence ATGAAAGAAAACTTTGATGTTGTGATTGTGGGAGGTGGGCCGGCAGGTTCAACTGCAGCTGAATTTGTAGCGAAAAATGGTGCATCTGTTTTACTCCTGGAAAAAGGCCGGGATATCGGTGTCCCAGTTCGCTGTGCCGAAGGTGTAGGGGCCGACGGCCTCAGGTTATTTTTTGAACCAAAACCTCAACATATTCAAACACCCATTAATGCAGTAAACCTAATCTCTTCAAATGGAACAAAATTGAAATTTGTAGGGGGGGAGATAGGATTCATTTTAAATAGAAAAGTTTTTGATCATTATATTGCCGAAAGGGCCGCTTTAGCAGGAGCAGAAATTCGAACCAGAGCTTGTGTGACTGGCTTGCTTCACAATAATGGCTCGATTAATGGCGTAAGTTTTATTTCCGAGAATAAGAAATACGAAGTGTCTAGTAAAGTGGTGATTGGAGCAGATGGTTCGGAATCTCGAGTTGGGCGATGGGGGGGAATCCATACCCAACTAAAACTCAAAGATTTTGAATCTGTCATTCAATATATTTTAACGGATGCTGAATTTAAGCCAACCACCTGCGATTTTTATTTTTCTGAAAACTACTCGCCGGGAGGATATTTATGGGTTTTTCCACGTGGAGAGGGAGTGGCCAATGTGGGATTGGGTGTTGCTGGACAATATGCCAGGGAGGAATCCGCCAAATCAAATTTGGATCGCTTTATAATGAAATATTATCCAAATGCCAAAAAATTAAACACTACCATGGGATGTGTTCCCTGTGCTAAAACTCTAAAGCAAATCGTTGCACCTGGGTTGCTTTTGGCGGGTGATGCTGCGAGACAAGTAAATCCGCTTTCCGGTGGAGGCATTATAAGTGGGATGATTGGCGGTAAATTAGCGGGTATAACGGCAGCTAAGGCCGTAAAAAAAGGAGATTATTCAAAAGAATTCCTACTGCAATATGAACGTGAGTGGTATAAAGCCGAGGGGAATGTTCATACTATTTTTTACCGGCTAAAAGAAACAATTAGCCAATTTACAGATGAGGATCTCAATGAAATTGCTGAATCAGTAGCAAATCTAACCGAATCCCGTAAAAATGTGATCAAGTTCATGAAAATGGTTTTGTTCAAACATCCGCATTTAGTAAAAGATGCTGTGCTGGTTTTTAAAGATGTGATCAAACAAAATTTAAAGCTAAGTTAG